TACCAATGCGCAGTGTTTATTGTCGCCTAAATATATTTGCCTGACAATAAGGTACGACCAGGAAGTGAGGTCTGAGACCTTGCTCCGAGTTTGGGACCTGAAGTAGTCAGGGCACGTAGGAGACGAGGAAAGTTATGAGGAAGATTAAATGAACTGCCGGACTGGCGAGACAGGTTGAGGAGTTAGTATATTGTTCTTCCTGATAAGCCGAATTATAAAATCTGATCTGGGTTTAGTATTAGGATAGTCAAAGGATAGAAATAGCTTTTGAATATATAGTCCGGAAACTCCTCAGCATATGACAGGTAGCGTGAAGAAAAACTTTCTCAATACAATGTTCTATAATTACAATAGCCGTATGTTCGTCAGGTAAGCGACCTTGGCGCGTGCGCATAACGACGCGCCGACCAACATTGTTCCTTCTCTCATCCAGATTAGCATGGCGCTGAGAGAACACAATAGCGCCGATAACAGACACAAATAGGACGAACAATCCACTTACATaagttgtgtttaaaaatatactgcCCACTAAAATAGCCAGCCTATTGATAAACAAATCTAAACGTTGAACAAAGTGTGTTTACAAAACTATCTCTAATGACATGAGCGATTCACTAACACCTAACTACAATAGATTATAATAACACACTCCAAATTAAATTGACGACAatctatacataattatacacaTTATACCAAACACCATAAGTGTTGCCAAGAACGTCACTATAATTGATCGATTATCCATTTTCAAGTTGGAGGCGATCCAAAACCCGGCCAAGTTTAGTGTCGGGAAGTGTCAGCGGAGTACCACAGTGACGTGCAATGGTGCAAGTGTAGGGTAACAGTGGAAAACAAGTGCTATTTATATCGTATGCGTGATACATGGTCGGACAGATGATGTGGTTCAAGAGAGAGCCGAAGACGGCCGACAAGTCTGAGAATGGAGTGGTGGGGAAGCTGCGGAGAAAGAAGCCGGTCATCCTGAAGACCACGCGCGAGTCCAGCGAGAGGGAGACCTCCACCGAGAGCGACAAGGAGAGGAGACGGTACTCGGACATCCTCGATGTAGTCTCCATAGGTTTGTATGCATCATCGAACGCAAATCAAAACAGGAATTCCTTGCCATTTCTCAAATCAAAAACCCGTTGAAAGACGTCTGGAATGCTGTAAATTTATGTAATCAATTCTCGCctgatataaataatacaaaacaatgacGCGGATGGAGCAATCTCACGAAAATATCGCTCGTATAAAAAACGCGTCTGAAATTTGACCGCGCCTGTCAATCTTCGAACAATGATGTGTAATTATAACGAGAGCTGTAcgcgtatatttttttcttgcttaCCTTGGTCATCGTCcatctcttttaaataaatctttcaaaatagtatttaattcaaacacaaaataaaccGGCATAAATTAGCATTGATACTTTTGGCTCCTATTCTCAAATTCGCTCCTAATTTCCGATAGCATTACCGCTGGCAGACTATCGTGTTTTCATTAGTATAAAAGGCACTATTAGTGTCAAATACACACGCGATCACTATTTAGCGTAGTCCTAGTGACCTGCTTTACGCATAACGACCTATTTAGCTTTTGAACACTcgcaaaattataataaaacatttctatcGTTGttcaaaagtaatataattaagtgGTGCGCACTTTAGTACTAAATAGGTCTCGcgaataaaatagaaatgtttCAACATAACTCTATCACGCCTGACACATATAGGACTTTGTTAAATGAGTAATATTGTTCGTTGCTTATTATTTTCCTGTTTGTTCTCACTCTAGTATAAAACTCGTCTAATAGCAGCTCGTAAAAACGTTTAGGAAAGAGGTTACgcaaattttgcaattttaaagaattcaacataaaaaatacttctttagaatgtattacaaaaagaaaGTAACTCGGAATTCACAAGCAATGTGCTTAATATCCAAATAAACGAATCAAACCAAATATATGCTCAAACAAATCACGACCAAACGCAGGCAAAACGGTCAGACGGTGAATAACCGTCCCTGGTGACGTCACTCGGTTCACACCTGATATATAACGAGCAGAAGGAAAACACGCAAACGTTTAAACTTACTAACATATTGCCTCGGGCGAAGACAAGGCGGTTCCAAGAAGACCTTTTTGCTGTATTTTTCCCTCAAAGATACTCGAAAGTTAATACAGATTAAAATTAGTCACTATGTAATACCCCGATCCCAAAAcaaacttacaatattttacacttGTAAATGTTTTAGGTGAATATTTCATGTTAAGATacgatttaaataaagtaatgtgATCGGGGCTTTCAATGATCAAGgctaaagacaaacaaaataatcaaagttTGTTCAAGTTGCACAACGTAGTACACACCTTAATCTAAAggtagttaaatatttatagagtaTGCGAGATTACGGCTGAGATTCACTGCGTCGTAAATACCAATGAATTAAGATAATACGACGCTATCTGAATTAAGTAACACTGATGGCTTATCTTAATCTGTTTGATTAACTTGTGGTAAAGTTAACTTTCTACCACTTAGTTACAGTAGAAACTTTATGAAGAGGGCAAAtacgtataataataaactGAGAATAACATTCTGATAACCCCCTTATCGcggtttaaatttaataaaaaataccctGTAAAAATGTAGCATAAATCTGTTGTACTAGACCGATAAAAACACTAGGAATCTTTTTATGTATtcacaaaaatgtaagtaattttaaacagAACGATAAACGCTCTAATGTAAACCGAATATCATAACTGTCGGAGAGGATTGCCAAACTTTCGCATAAATTTgcaaacaaaagataaaatacataatcaGTTCGTTACGTTTCTCTAATCTCTGTTAACAGTTGAATTATGCAAGGGAAAGCGTGATGCTTAACGTCAAACAACTACAACTTAAGTAGCATTGTATGTTAATACTCGTTAAGCGAACCTCTGTAAAACACTCGCGCACCCGCCGCCGTATGACTCACTATCTTGACATTGTCTCGGATACTATCAATCGGAAAACGACATTTTTTGCCCTCAGCCGGGTCATTGTTCAAGTTTTTATATCGCACAGACGTCTTAAGCGCTAAAATAGTAGTAATTATCGATTAATTCAGTAATTACAAAAGAACAGACaattgtttcaataattaatgGCAAGGATTTCTCGCGTAACGATGGCAGAACAACCTCATGACGTGATGTGATTTTAACAGAGAGACGAGATGAGAGCGACGAGTCTCTGTACGAGTCAGCGGACGGGCACAGCGACGCCATCTCGGCGAGTGATGACGCCCTGCCGCGGTTCGGCAAGACTCCAACCATCAGCAAAGAGTCACTCAAAATAGCTGTCACAGATGAAGAAGTAGACTTCGCTAAGACTAAGAAAGGACACAGAAAAACAATGTCCTTATCAAATCCCCTAGAAATCGTCAGGAATTTAGGAGACGAGTGGTTTGAGTCAGCAAAGCGGGAGCTAGAAAAGAGTTCAGATAAGAAGAAATCCAGAGAAAGCCTTTGGAGCGAGGAAGATCGAGATTCTATACACGGGTCTACGATGAAACTCGATCAGATAcgaaaaaatagtaaaaaagaaGACAAGaatcaaacaaataatagaaaaagtaGTACAATTGATGCCCCGAAAACTAGAAAGACAAGTAAAGGCTCATCAGTTAGTGCTTTAAATTTCTTGAGGAGGAAGAAGACTCCGACTTCTACAAAGCCCGTAGAGTCGGTCGCAGAAGACGACAAAGGTATAAGTATAGATGAAATCTTAAATTATACCAGATTGTTCTTGGAGGGTGAGAAGCGATTCGCATCCATCAGTGAAGCTAGACTCGTAAGACCAGTAGAGACTGATTCAGAGGACGAACAACCTACGCCCAAACAAATCGCAGAGCATAGGAGAAGGTTGAGCAGACAGACTTCAAGAAGTAAAAGTAAGGTCAGAGGAAAGAGTCAATCATTAAAAGTCAACACTTTGAGAAAGTCTCATAGTGGCACGTTAAAGAAAGGGAAGAAGAAAAGTGTGAAGGCACCCTCGGGAAGAAGTCGGCAAGCCAGTATTGTGGAACAGACTCCTATCGCTAAGAAGAAACATTCAgattcatcaaaacaaaactcttGGCTGTTCAGTGGATCTAGAGGTGAGTCAaagtaattgtaataattatgataattatggttactatttcttttttgttttatgccaGTTGTAAAATTTACTTTTCGCGAATTTGTAACTCAGGTCTAATTCTTGTTTATTGAATAAGCTAGTTCATTCGCTAATCACTCTACTTGACCTTTTGACTAATGTCGTTCAACAAATCGAACAAACctttataatagttttgaaaAATGTTAGTCTTGAGAGTTAGTACTGAGAATGAGACTTCTATcatcatttattgcatttctcAGTAACATATGGTCTGTTATCTTAGCACGGTTGATAACGCGTGACCTTATGTCGTTGACGACTCGCCGCTGTCCACTGCTATGTTAGATcatcattcttttgttttgtaactttaCACTCCATTTCATAACCCATGTAACGTACATTATGTGTCAACATAACTAATTCCCATAAATCGAAACCATTGTTTTCAATTATCGCTTCTTTATCCTCTTCAACATTTTatcttttagtattttatttgctatattatgtttaatattgtattgttcgcgaatgaaaataagttttattttcttctgtaaacataaatattttggacGTGCGCGATTAGCAGCTTGATCTGATCCCTTATTCATGATGTTGACGCGCCGAACCCATTCATAAACATGAGAGTCCCTCACTTTACCTTACTTGAGAATTTTCTTAACTACACTTGacttgaaatttttatttatagacaatAAAACcctgttttagttttttttttctgtactaaATGAATACGGTAATCTCTAAGTATTGTTGTCGCGATCTTCAATACCGTAATTAGTTTCTTGTAGGTCCAAAGACGGATCTGTGAGCTAACATCATTCTTAGAAACATTGTTCAATGTCCACGGACATTCTTGTAATAGATTATCATGGTGTTATTTATCGTTTAATCCGACAAATAcctttatgttatttattatgtacgttTTATGGTAGGTAGTATCGAACCATTTAAATAAGTCGATTAATTTGACAGATTCCGTGATTTTACTAAACGTTTTCCCACAGTTGAAAACATCAGGCCCATTTGTAgtcttataattatattttattagctatacaacattaaaatcacatttcAGCATTCCAACcgttataaaatttaatcataaatttaGTCTGTTCTAGTTAGGTCATCATAATATCTGCACATTATTTGTAGAACATGACATTATCCGTGAAATGTTTTCGTGACCCCTTTCCATAATGTTCGAAGCGTCAACACCGTTTTTTACTTACAAATACCCCATTCAAAAGTAATATCTCATTGATGTTTTATTACTCATGCTCTCCGTCGACATTCTTGAGAGATATAAATTATAGCGAATGATtcttattattatcatataataaataatgtcagTTATAAAATCACTGAATTTGCATCCTTTTAACACATTATATGCTTGGGACAAACTCAATGAGatgtttttataagaaaactaaatttcGAAATTGTAAGCAATTGAATATTAACATAGATATCTTAAAGCTTTCGAACAACCTTTACGATCGCAATGTATGTAGGTTTCGggaaaataaattcacaaaaccgatcgataatttgttatttacgaGCGATTTACATATTACGCTCGAGTTAAACAGTGAAATAGAACAATGTGTTAATAATTTGAGAAACGATCCATAAAATATGCTGCCTTGCCTCTACTGTGTTGTCGGCGTCCAGTGTCGTGTACTagtatttcattgttttagttgagaatgaaaatgatacattaCAATACAgttaaaatgataattactgCTTTAGCTCATTGCctcatcaatatttttaaaaacttatctcaatgctttcattataaatagatttcgaaataattaatatttgaaacattCATTATAATTGATCGATCGTCTACGATACCGTTTGTTCTTGTTAAgataatatgcaaataaatttcaatacgAGTAACATTGAATCTCGAAACTATGTCACGGTGCGATCTTATCCGAACCAGTTTGCTGTTCAATTGTCCATTCAGATATTAGCTATCTGCTTAGCTATTGGCACCTTCGATCGGCATTCCTACGCCGTCCATGACCTGTCATAGTAGACTAATGGTCGATTATACCGCATGCCTCGCATCGCGGTCAGGCGGCCGGTACTGCCGCGATGATAACTCGGCCGCCTATTGACGGCTGTCCACAATCCTCGTTACTTCTAACTGGGTGACACGAATCCTGGCCTCAGCTGGATTTATGTCTCATGTTTTGTGACTTATATTGATAACATCGATTAGATTTCGTTTCGTTTGCTTTTTGAAGCAGCTATTTAACATAGTTCCAGCTTTGCTTTTACAAGTAGTGCGAATCATAACTTCTTTGAAAGCTTACTTCACATCACGGCCCACCTTTAATCGATTCAGTTTTACCAAGTTATTTAAGTCTCGGCTAATTGAGTTGATCCCGAGAACCCGCTTGTCCCCTACTAACGTTAACTCGATTGATATGCGCGCGCCAACTCCGGAAGTCTATATAAATAGTGCGAGCATTGAGTCACACACCCCGAAGCGTCCCGCATTGTCTCGGCTGAGAGGTTACCAGCTAATTTTGGATATCGTAATAGTAGGGGACTTCTGTACCGTCGAGCTTTCTTCGAACCGACGATTTGTTCGCTTCGATGGTTTCCTG
The DNA window shown above is from Trichoplusia ni isolate ovarian cell line Hi5 chromosome 26, tn1, whole genome shotgun sequence and carries:
- the LOC113505539 gene encoding uncharacterized protein LOC113505539, with amino-acid sequence MVGQMMWFKREPKTADKSENGVVGKLRRKKPVILKTTRESSERETSTESDKERRRYSDILDVVSIERRDESDESLYESADGHSDAISASDDALPRFGKTPTISKESLKIAVTDEEVDFAKTKKGHRKTMSLSNPLEIVRNLGDEWFESAKRELEKSSDKKKSRESLWSEEDRDSIHGSTMKLDQIRKNSKKEDKNQTNNRKSSTIDAPKTRKTSKGSSVSALNFLRRKKTPTSTKPVESVAEDDKGISIDEILNYTRLFLEGEKRFASISEARLVRPVETDSEDEQPTPKQIAEHRRRLSRQTSRSKSKVRGKSQSLKVNTLRKSHSGTLKKGKKKSVKAPSGRSRQASIVEQTPIAKKKHSDSSKQNSWLFSGSRGESRREGSTDEPTAPDADVDTSDANNKEPDKDNNWRSPAAGGGRGVNRAESCRERDAPRRGKHRNASDPNRLTAHNNQ